A single window of Methanoregula sp. DNA harbors:
- the porA gene encoding pyruvate ferredoxin oxidoreductase codes for MLTVATGNKAVALAVKQAKPVVIAAYPITPQTEIVEQIAEYVSSGELPARYIAVESEHSAMAACIGASVTGVRTFTATSSHGLLYMHEMTNWAAGARLPIVMANVNRALGPGWNIWAEHTDAMQERDTGWLQVYVASVQEAYDATLMAFRIAEDNDILLPVMINLDGFLLSHIMQPLDAVEPNDFIPPLHLPHAIDTKNPAGYGTLTGPEDYFKFRWDIERSMRDSMKVIAATEDEFSRRFGRTYGFTEDYLCEDADVIVVSMGTLGREAEVAVDHLRNEGVKAGSMRLRWFRPFPDLDLRGREVVVIDRDYSFGFGGVLAKSIQAKNRIDVFSVIAGLGGQEVTYDDIAGFVKNRRMGTEFWFGVTGNV; via the coding sequence TGACAGTAGCAACGGGGAACAAGGCAGTGGCACTTGCGGTAAAACAGGCAAAACCGGTTGTTATCGCCGCATACCCGATCACGCCCCAGACAGAGATCGTGGAACAAATCGCAGAGTACGTTTCTTCCGGAGAACTGCCGGCACGCTACATCGCGGTCGAAAGCGAGCATTCGGCAATGGCGGCGTGCATCGGGGCAAGTGTAACGGGCGTACGAACGTTTACCGCCACGAGTTCACACGGGCTCCTGTACATGCACGAGATGACGAACTGGGCGGCAGGCGCCCGCCTGCCCATCGTCATGGCAAACGTGAACCGTGCGCTCGGGCCGGGCTGGAATATCTGGGCGGAGCATACCGATGCGATGCAGGAACGCGATACAGGCTGGCTGCAGGTCTATGTCGCGAGTGTACAGGAAGCATATGATGCGACACTGATGGCATTCAGGATCGCGGAGGATAATGATATCCTGCTGCCGGTGATGATCAATCTCGATGGCTTCCTTCTCTCCCATATCATGCAGCCGCTCGATGCTGTGGAACCTAATGATTTCATCCCGCCGCTTCATCTCCCCCACGCGATCGACACGAAAAACCCTGCCGGGTACGGAACGCTCACCGGTCCGGAAGACTACTTTAAATTCCGGTGGGACATTGAGCGCTCGATGCGGGATTCCATGAAGGTGATCGCGGCCACAGAAGATGAGTTTTCGAGGAGATTTGGCAGGACATACGGGTTTACCGAGGACTACCTGTGCGAAGACGCAGACGTAATCGTTGTTTCGATGGGCACACTGGGCAGGGAGGCAGAGGTAGCCGTGGACCACCTGCGGAATGAGGGGGTGAAAGCCGGGTCAATGCGGCTGCGCTGGTTCCGACCTTTCCCGGACCTTGATCTCAGGGGGAGAGAGGTTGTCGTTATCGATCGCGACTACTCGTTCGGGTTTGGCGGAGTGCTTGCAAAGTCCATACAGGCCAAGAATAGGATCGATGTCTTCAGTGTCATTGCCGGGCTCGGCGGGCAGGAGGTCACCTACGATGACATCGCCGGGTTCGTGAAAAACCGCAGGATGGGCACAGAGTTCTGGTTCGGGGTGACCGGCAATGTTTGA